One genomic region from Rattus norvegicus strain BN/NHsdMcwi chromosome 10, GRCr8, whole genome shotgun sequence encodes:
- the Atp6v1g1l1 gene encoding V-type proton ATPase subunit G 1-like — MASQSQGIQQLLQDEKQAAKKVSEANKRKNQRLKQAKEAQAEIEQYSLQREEFKAKEAAALGSHGSYSSEVEKETQERVTILQNYFEQNRDEVLDNLCV; from the coding sequence ATGGCTAGCCAGTCCCAGGGCATCCAGCAGCTACTGCAGGACGAGAAGCAGGCGGCCAAGAAGGTGTCCGAGGCCAACAAGCGAAAGAACCAGAGACTGAAACAGGCCAAAGAAGCCCAGGCTGAAATTGAACAGTACAGCCTGCAGAgggaggagttcaaggccaaggaAGCTGCAGCACTGGGGTCCCATGGCAGTTATAGCAGTGAGGTGGAAAAGGAGACCCAGGAGAGGGTGACCATCCTCCAGAACTACTTTGAGCAGAACAGAGATGAAGTCTTGGATAACCTTTGTGTGTGA